A section of the Mycolicibacterium anyangense genome encodes:
- a CDS encoding MFS transporter, whose product MTQRLSRLWLTRNVRVLSAVSFLQDAASELLYPLLPIYLTTVLGAPPSVVGAIEGAAEGAASMTKLAVGPLGDRFAKRPLIATGYGMAALGKVIIAVAAAWPGVMAGRVVDRLGKGIRGVPRDALLVEGIDKSLRGKVFGFHRTMDTLGAVVGPLIGLAGYELLDHRIPPLLYVAIVPAVLSVLLIALVREQRRTGPRPPRQPILRGLRDLPSRYWRVTAVVVGFGVVNFPDALLLLRLNEIGFGVVGVILAYVGYNLVYALGSFPAGVLADRVPRSAVFGFGLVFFAIGYIGLGLTTDHLAAWLLIAAYGLFTACTDGVGKAWVSSLVPDDRQASAQGVFQGASGLAILAAGVWAGLLWGTDGRLPLLVSGIVGGCFAVLLLVPWLVRRTG is encoded by the coding sequence ATGACGCAACGTCTTTCGCGGCTCTGGCTGACCCGCAACGTCAGGGTGCTCTCGGCGGTGTCCTTCCTGCAGGATGCGGCCAGTGAGCTGCTGTACCCACTACTGCCGATCTATTTGACGACCGTACTGGGGGCGCCCCCCTCGGTGGTGGGTGCCATCGAGGGTGCGGCCGAGGGGGCGGCCTCGATGACCAAGCTCGCGGTGGGGCCGCTGGGTGACCGGTTCGCCAAGCGGCCGCTGATCGCCACCGGCTACGGTATGGCCGCCCTCGGCAAGGTGATCATCGCGGTGGCCGCTGCCTGGCCCGGAGTCATGGCCGGGCGAGTGGTCGACCGGCTGGGCAAAGGCATCCGCGGGGTGCCGCGTGACGCGCTTCTCGTCGAGGGCATCGATAAGTCGTTGCGGGGCAAGGTGTTCGGCTTTCACCGCACCATGGACACCCTGGGTGCGGTGGTCGGTCCGTTGATCGGGCTGGCCGGCTATGAGCTGCTGGATCACCGGATCCCGCCGCTGCTGTACGTGGCGATCGTGCCCGCCGTCCTGTCGGTTCTGCTCATCGCGCTGGTGCGTGAACAGCGCCGCACCGGTCCGCGCCCGCCCCGCCAGCCGATCCTGCGCGGGCTGCGTGACCTGCCGAGCCGCTACTGGCGGGTGACCGCGGTGGTGGTGGGATTCGGCGTCGTCAACTTCCCTGATGCGTTGTTGTTGTTGCGGCTCAACGAGATCGGCTTCGGGGTGGTCGGGGTGATCCTGGCCTACGTCGGCTACAACCTGGTCTACGCACTCGGCAGCTTCCCCGCCGGTGTGCTGGCCGACCGCGTGCCCCGGTCGGCGGTGTTCGGCTTCGGGCTGGTGTTCTTCGCCATCGGCTACATCGGTCTGGGGCTGACCACCGATCACCTGGCGGCCTGGCTGTTGATCGCCGCCTACGGGCTGTTCACCGCGTGCACCGACGGAGTGGGCAAGGCGTGGGTGTCGTCGTTGGTGCCCGATGACCGCCAGGCCAGTGCCCAAGGGGTGTTCCAGGGCGCCAGCGGACTGGCGATCCTGGCCGCGGGCGTGTGGGCCGGGCTGCTGTGGGGAACCGACGGCAGGCTGCCGCTGCTGGTGTCCGGGATCGTCGGCGGCTGCTTCGCGGTGCTGCTCCTGGTGCCATGGCTGGTGCGACGCACTGGTTAG